A window of Roseateles sp. XES5 genomic DNA:
GACACGGCCGGCGCGACGCGCATCTCGACCACGGATGCCCGCACCGTCACCAACGAGATCGACAGCCTGCTCGGCGAGGTCGTCAAGCTGGAGGAAGCACGCCTCAACGAGGCGGAGCTTGCGGCCGACGCCCAGTACCAGAGCACGCGGACCATCATGGTGACGGTCGCCGCCATCGCGCTCATCATCGCCACCATCGCCGCCTTCTGGATCGTCCTGTCGATCAACCGCGGCATCGGCCGTGCCGTCGGCGCGGTGCAGAACGTGGCGGACGGCGACCTGACGCGCTTTGCCGAGATCACCACGAAGGACGAGATCGGCGACATGCTGGGCCACGTCAACACGATGATCGAGCGCCTGCGCGGCGTCGTCGCCGATGCCCTTTCGGCCTCGGACAACGTTTCCTCCGGCAGCCAGGAACTCTCCGCAAGCTCCGAAACGCTCTCGCAGGGCGCGACGGAACAGGCCTCCTCCGCCGAAGAGGCCTCCGCCTCGATGGAAGAGATGGCCGCCAACATCAAGCAGAACGCCGACAACGCCGCCCAGACGGAGAAGATCGCCCGCCAGTCCTCAAGGGACGCGGAAGCCTCGGGCGAGGCCGTCGGCCGCGCCGTCGGCGCCATGCGCACCATCGCGGAAAAGATCTCCATCGTGCAGGAAATCGCCCGCCAGACCGACCTTCTCGCCCTCAACGCCGCCGTCGAGGCCGCGCGTGCCGGCGAACATGGCAAGGGCTTTGCCGTCGTCGCCTCGGAAGTGCGCAAGCTCGCCGAGCGCAGCCAGGCGGCCGCCGCCGAGATCAGCACGCTCTCCGGCCAGACGGTCTCCGTCGCCACGGAAGCCGGCGAGATGCTGAACCGGCTGGTGCCCGACATCCGCAAGACCGCGGAACTGGTCTCGGAAATCTCGGCCGCCTGCCGCGAACAGGATATCGGCGCCTCGCAGATCAACGAGGCGATCCAACAGCTCGACAAGGTGACGCAGCAGAATGCCGGCGCTTCGGAAGAAATGTCGGCGACCTCGGAGGAACTCGCAGCGCAGGCCGAGGAGCTTCAGGCCTCCATCGCCTTCTTCCGCGTCGAGAACGCTACCCGCAAGGAACCGAACCACGCCGACAAGCTTCGGGCGACCGCCGCGAAGATGGCCGCCCCGGCGACCAAGCGCCCCGCCGCCGCCCCGGTGCACCGCGCGGCGCCCGCCGCCAAGGCATCGCGTGGCAACGGCTTTGCCCTTGACATGTCGATGGGCGGCCCTGACGCCGACGACGCGGACTTCCGCGAAAGCGCCTGAGCGAACGAACCATGCGGCGCATCCGGCACCGGATGCGCCGCACGCATGACCGGGCGCGTGTAGGCGTCCGTAAAAAGGGCCGTGGAGCGGCCCGCGGAAGGGTGAGTGTATCGGTCTTCACGCATGGCAGCGCCGCAACCGCGGCGACTGCGCCCTGACAGGCATCTGCGACAAGGAGAACCGGGATGCGCCTTACCATCAAGCTGAAGCTGGGCCTCGCCTTCGGCTTCCTGATCACCCTTCTTTGCGTTTCCGCCGGCATCGGCGTGCGCAGCCTCAGCGAAATGAACACGCTGCGCAACGATCTCATCGAAGGCCCGATCCAGCAGGACGACTATGCCAACGACATCGCCGCCGCCTTCGACGGGCTCGGCCTTGCCGAAGCCGACCTCCTGATGGCCAATTCCCTGGAGCGCACGAACAAGGCCAAGGCCACCATCGCCGCGGAACGCGAAGCCTTCGAGAAGGCGCTGAACGACGGCGAGAACGACGCGACCGGCGAGTTCAAGGCCAAGTGGCAGGAAATCCGCGACTTCTGGGACGACTATCTCGTC
This region includes:
- a CDS encoding methyl-accepting chemotaxis protein translates to MRFTIKLKLFLTFGFMLAVLVGTATYGIISLGGLNTTLSDVLNGPAERLKLAQMLNNFQLQQIRQQKNMLAATNATETNRYIGLSDEARKEFDAAFEQVLEKATEQGKVLWTKLSTFTSDFRRNDDRIRALALAGDTAGATRISTTDARTVTNEIDSLLGEVVKLEEARLNEAELAADAQYQSTRTIMVTVAAIALIIATIAAFWIVLSINRGIGRAVGAVQNVADGDLTRFAEITTKDEIGDMLGHVNTMIERLRGVVADALSASDNVSSGSQELSASSETLSQGATEQASSAEEASASMEEMAANIKQNADNAAQTEKIARQSSRDAEASGEAVGRAVGAMRTIAEKISIVQEIARQTDLLALNAAVEAARAGEHGKGFAVVASEVRKLAERSQAAAAEISTLSGQTVSVATEAGEMLNRLVPDIRKTAELVSEISAACREQDIGASQINEAIQQLDKVTQQNAGASEEMSATSEELAAQAEELQASIAFFRVENATRKEPNHADKLRATAAKMAAPATKRPAAAPVHRAAPAAKASRGNGFALDMSMGGPDADDADFRESA